From Candidatus Rubrimentiphilum sp., one genomic window encodes:
- a CDS encoding methionine gamma-lyase family protein translates to MNVQLLCERFGVAGPVREAALRAQERVAGIPYAAQERVKANVMAAFLEEGVTESDFSGTLGYGYDDAARAKYEALLARIFGAERALARLSFVSGTHAIVTAIAACVPPGKTLLSLTGRPYDTLRNAIADAPNSLVRAGMQYKELDPSIPQGALRQAQDDNPIPHHDKDVAAVFVQRSRGYAPRPSLSIAECASLFAQIKKKRPDVAIIVDNCYGELVEDREPTHIGADLAIGSLIKNLGGSLAPAGGYVIGRSDLVARVADRLYAPGLGDALGPSLGFGRAFLQGLFMAPLIVEQCLRGLDFAAALFDELGYPVDPAAGAARTDIVQAIRLGSARSIRLFAQGLQSALPVNARFRPEPGSVPGYAEPVVMSSGSFISGATIELSCDAPLREPFEVYLQGGVVAEHAVLGALFAARAVQGGSLSREKRDRA, encoded by the coding sequence GTGAACGTCCAGCTGCTGTGCGAGCGTTTCGGAGTGGCCGGGCCCGTTCGCGAAGCTGCGCTGCGCGCGCAAGAACGCGTTGCCGGTATACCCTACGCTGCGCAGGAGCGCGTGAAAGCCAACGTGATGGCGGCTTTCTTGGAAGAAGGCGTCACTGAAAGCGATTTTTCCGGAACGCTCGGCTATGGATACGACGACGCGGCGCGCGCCAAATACGAGGCGCTCCTCGCGCGGATCTTCGGCGCCGAACGGGCGCTGGCGCGTCTGTCGTTCGTCAGCGGCACGCACGCGATCGTTACTGCGATCGCCGCGTGCGTGCCGCCGGGAAAAACGCTGCTCAGCCTCACCGGCCGGCCATATGACACGCTGCGCAATGCTATCGCGGACGCGCCGAATTCGCTCGTGCGTGCGGGCATGCAGTATAAGGAGCTCGACCCTTCGATACCTCAGGGTGCCCTTCGACAGGCTCAGGATGACAACCCGATACCTCACCATGACAAGGATGTCGCTGCCGTGTTCGTGCAGCGATCGCGCGGATACGCGCCGCGGCCCTCGCTTTCGATCGCGGAGTGCGCCTCGCTTTTTGCACAGATCAAGAAGAAGCGCCCCGACGTCGCCATCATCGTTGACAACTGCTACGGCGAACTCGTCGAAGACCGTGAGCCGACGCATATCGGAGCCGATCTGGCTATCGGATCGCTGATAAAAAATCTCGGCGGATCTTTGGCCCCCGCCGGCGGCTACGTGATTGGCCGGAGCGACCTGGTTGCGCGCGTTGCCGATCGGTTGTACGCACCCGGCCTTGGCGACGCGCTGGGACCGTCGCTCGGCTTCGGCCGCGCGTTTCTGCAAGGGCTCTTCATGGCGCCGCTGATCGTAGAACAATGTCTGCGCGGACTCGATTTTGCGGCGGCGCTGTTCGACGAACTCGGCTATCCCGTCGATCCGGCCGCGGGCGCTGCGCGCACCGACATCGTGCAGGCGATCCGTTTAGGTTCCGCTCGCAGCATCCGTCTGTTCGCGCAAGGATTGCAGTCGGCGCTGCCGGTCAACGCACGGTTTCGTCCCGAACCTGGGAGTGTGCCCGGTTATGCGGAGCCGGTCGTTATGTCCAGCGGGTCGTTTATCAGTGGAGCGACCATCGAGTTATCGTGCGATGCGCCGCTGCGCGAGCCGTTCGAAGTCTATCTGCAGGGCGGCGTTGTGGCGGAACATGCGGTGTTAGGTGCGCTTTTTGCGGCGCGCGCAGTGCAGGGCGGTTCGCTTTCGCGAGAGAAGCGTGATCGAGCGTGA
- the lexA gene encoding transcriptional repressor LexA — protein MEGATERQRRILEVIEEFRAERGYPPSVREIGERVGLSSSSTIHAHLKTLERRGYITRDPTKPRALRSESSSANPPDSVVMPIIGRVAAGVPITAQENIEGEFVLPASFAPRASEAFMLRVKGDSMVGAAILDGDLLLVRPQKSAENGEIVVAMVDDEATVKRFYKEDGRIRLQPENPEMAPIFSSDVTVVGRVEAVVRKI, from the coding sequence ATGGAGGGAGCTACCGAGCGCCAGAGGCGCATCCTCGAGGTCATCGAGGAATTCCGGGCCGAGCGGGGTTACCCGCCGTCGGTCCGCGAGATAGGCGAACGCGTCGGCCTTTCATCGTCGTCAACGATTCACGCCCATCTCAAAACCCTGGAACGCCGCGGGTACATCACGCGGGATCCCACGAAACCGCGCGCTTTACGCAGCGAGAGTTCGAGCGCTAATCCTCCCGACAGCGTCGTCATGCCGATCATCGGCCGCGTGGCCGCGGGTGTGCCCATCACGGCGCAGGAGAACATCGAGGGTGAATTCGTTTTGCCGGCCTCGTTCGCGCCGCGCGCCTCGGAGGCGTTCATGCTGCGAGTGAAGGGCGACTCGATGGTCGGCGCCGCGATCCTCGACGGGGACTTACTCCTCGTCCGCCCGCAAAAGAGTGCGGAAAACGGCGAGATCGTCGTCGCTATGGTAGACGACGAAGCAACGGTCAAACGCTTTTATAAGGAAGACGGGCGCATCCGTCTGCAGCCGGAGAATCCGGAGATGGCGCCAATCTTCTCGAGCGATGTCACCGTTGTCGGACGCGTCGAAGCCGTCGTCCGAAAAATCTAA
- a CDS encoding PTS transporter subunit EIIC, with protein MLAALPVLMAFAPGSFLQRLVAAELPAFGVMGIALAIILSYRLALHLQLMRGLVVGVTVVAFALALPRPFSFDQPIAYLKTLGGVALFLAIVLALLVAGACSLGRRAGIRGQALGAILVLAVLAAIFALHVSPANELTAWFAPLGRLGDSYPALMTIVALETALWIIGIHGPATLAAVVTPLYLALQVQNTDAFIHHMPLPHIVVVSLFLFIFPGGAGATLPIAFLLFFSRAPRLRLLARATILPALCNINEPLLFGLPIVLNPFLIVPFVGVPLITATVAYFATANGLVARAYTYIPAAVPSPLAVFLATLDWRAVVLVVVNIALATVLYFPFVRAYEQHEAATA; from the coding sequence TTGCTGGCGGCCCTGCCCGTTTTGATGGCGTTTGCGCCGGGCTCGTTCTTGCAGCGGCTGGTCGCGGCCGAGTTGCCGGCGTTCGGCGTGATGGGCATTGCCCTGGCGATCATTCTCTCGTATCGCTTGGCCCTGCACTTACAGCTGATGCGCGGGCTCGTCGTCGGCGTGACGGTCGTCGCTTTTGCCCTGGCGCTTCCGCGGCCGTTTTCTTTCGATCAGCCGATCGCGTATTTGAAAACGCTCGGCGGCGTCGCGCTGTTTCTGGCGATCGTGCTGGCGCTGCTGGTCGCCGGAGCATGCTCGCTCGGCCGCCGCGCGGGCATCCGCGGACAAGCGCTCGGAGCGATCCTGGTGCTCGCCGTGCTTGCGGCGATCTTTGCCCTGCACGTATCGCCCGCGAATGAACTGACCGCATGGTTCGCACCGCTCGGAAGGTTGGGCGATTCGTATCCGGCGCTGATGACGATCGTCGCGCTCGAGACGGCGTTGTGGATTATCGGCATTCACGGTCCGGCGACGCTGGCGGCGGTCGTGACGCCGCTCTATCTCGCGCTCCAAGTGCAAAATACCGACGCCTTTATCCACCACATGCCGCTGCCGCACATCGTGGTCGTCTCGCTGTTTCTCTTTATCTTTCCCGGCGGAGCGGGCGCGACGCTGCCGATTGCATTTCTGCTGTTTTTTAGCCGCGCGCCTCGCTTGCGGCTGTTGGCCAGAGCCACGATTCTGCCGGCGCTTTGCAACATCAACGAGCCGCTGCTGTTCGGACTGCCGATCGTCTTGAATCCATTTCTGATAGTTCCGTTTGTCGGCGTGCCGCTGATAACGGCAACCGTCGCGTATTTCGCAACCGCGAACGGCTTGGTCGCACGCGCGTATACGTACATTCCGGCGGCGGTGCCCTCGCCGCTGGCGGTCTTTCTGGCGACGCTGGACTGGCGTGCCGTCGTGCTGGTGGTGGTCAACATCGCGCTGGCGACGGTGCTCTACTTTCCTTTCGTTCGCGCGTACGAGCAACACGAGGCCGCCACCGCGTGA